The following coding sequences lie in one Arachis stenosperma cultivar V10309 chromosome 5, arast.V10309.gnm1.PFL2, whole genome shotgun sequence genomic window:
- the LOC130983297 gene encoding phenylacetaldehyde oxime monooxygenase CYP71AN24-like, translated as MALWNLSKNRETMALKELTCPSFELCLMLFSTIITIIVFKLRTSVKVESKGIVNLPPSPRKLAIIGNLHQIGALPYRSFKALSEKYGDVMLLQLGHIPTVVVSSAQVVDEIMKAHDLALSNRGQSTATNILLYGSNDIGFGNYGERWKQKRKICVRELLSPKMVQSESIRLVREGAVAELLDKVREAAAASCSSLNLSELLVEAANNIICNSALGQKNDAKGVRRRDSVKVWAKKVMFQVGVVTLGDHFPWLRWVDVLTGQVREFKATFAALDPLFDKVIAEHRSSMFNKEAADDDLRDFVDILVQLQDQQQAANNAISNNDIKSILLDMFAAGSETTSVTVEWAMSELMKNPMELKKVQEEVRRVVGHKSIVEESNVNQMEYLKCVVKETLRLHPPAPLLVPRVATRHVKLSGYDIPAKTRLYVNVWAIQRDPRVWDSPEDFIPERHRHSHTPNFKFIPFGFGRRGCPGMNFGLASVEYMLANLLYYFNWESPQAIDMAETFGLVASKRIPLRLKPIPFSFG; from the exons ATGGCTCTGTGGAACTTATCAAAAAACAGAGAGACAATGGCTTTGAAAGAATTAACTTGTCCCAGCTTTGAGCTATGTCTGATGTTGTTTTCTACgattattactattattgtGTTTAAGCTAAGAACAAGTGTGAAAGTGGAAAGCAAAGGCATTGTAAATCTGCCTCCGTCACCAAGAAAGTTAGCGATAATTGGGAATCTTCATCAGATAGGCGCATTGCCATATCGGTCCTTCAAAGCCCTCTCAGAGAAGTATGGTGATGTCATGTTGTTACAGTTAGGCCACATTCCAACTGTGGTGGTTTCATCAGCacaagtggtggacgaaatcATGAAAGCTCACGACTTAGCACTCTCGAACCGAGGCCAAAGCACAGCCACGAATATCTTGCTGTATGGATCCAATGATATTGGTTTTGGAAACTATGGAGAAAGGTGGAagcagaaaagaaaaatatgcgtGCGTGAACTCTTGAGCCCTAAGATGGTGCAGTCAGAGTCGATTCGTTTGGTGAGAGAAGGGGCAGTTGCAGAATTGCTTGACAAGGTACGCGAAGCTGCAGCAGCATCATGCTCATCACTGAATTTGAGTGAGTTGCTCGTTGAAGCAGCAAACAACATCATTTGTAACTCTGCTCTTGGACAAAAGAACGATGCAAAAGGTGTTCGTCGCAGAGACAGCGTGAAGGTGTGGGCGAAGAAGGTGATGTTTCAGGTTGGAGTTGTCACCCTTGGGGATCACTTTCCTTGGTTGCGTTGGGTGGATGTTTTGACTGGCCAGGTTCGAGAATTCAAAGCCACTTTTGCAGCCTTGGATCCCTTGTTTGATAAGGTCATTGCTGAGCACAGGAGTTCCATGTTCAACAAAGAAGCAGCTGATGATGATCTCAGAGATTTTGTTGACATCCTCGTCCAACTTCAAGACCAACAGCAGGCTGCCAATAACGCCATCTCCAACAATGACATCAAATCAATTCTTCTG GACATGTTTGCAGCGGGAAGTGAGACAACTTCAGTAACAGTAGAATGGGCAATGTCAGAACTAATGAAAAATCCAATGGAACTGAAGAAAGTCCAGGAAGAGGTGAGAAGGGTTGTGGGGCACAAATCAATTGTGGAAGAGAGCAACGTGAACCAAATGGAGTACCTAAAATGTGTGGTGAAAGAGACTCTAAGGTTGCATCCACCTGCACCGCTCTTGGTTCCGAGAGTGGCAACACGCCACGTGAAACTCTCTGGATATGACATCCCAGCAAAGACAAGATTGTACGTGAACGTCTGGGCTATCCAGAGGGATCCTCGAGTGTGGGACAGCCCGGAAGACTTCATTCCAGAGAGGCATCGCCATAGCCACACTCCAAACTTCAAGTTTATCCCATTTGGTTTCGGCAGAAGAGGATGCCCTGGAATGAATTTTGGCCTTGCTTCTGTTGAGTATATGCTCGCTAACCTTCTCTATTACTTCAATTGGGAATCTCCACAAGCCATAGATATGGCTGAGACATTTGGCCTCGTTGCCTCCAAAAGAATCCCACTTCGTCTTAAGCCTATTCCATTCTCATTCGGATAA